Proteins co-encoded in one Nostoc sp. MS1 genomic window:
- a CDS encoding TOMM precursor leader peptide-binding protein: MLNRPKLKTGFKYYNFMTNDSENTLLLSERNTNFINGYIYSALIPLINGKYTVDEIVDLLMQKSIPASEIYYALMLMEKTGYIIDSDEYLPSSLEIFCENLNINTHTAYQRLQTTKVAIKSFSTYLTLDEFKKTLESLHIGVTSGLGDIEIVLTDDYLDDELKSFNEESLKLNKPWILVKPVGTIVWIGPIFIPGKTGCWHCLAQRLRNNKPVERFIEKHQGISTSLTPPLGSLSTTYQTALGMAATEIFKWIVQAENKRLEGILVTHDTISLEIQNHVLVKCPQCPSCGSSNGFNAEPYPIVLGHRQKNFTLDGGHRCISPEETFKKYQHLISPLTGVVRGLGKIDQNPHTLIHTYVARHHFATIFDDFNALRQNISGRSAGKGKTDQQAKVSALCEAIERYSGVFQGNEDRQTGSYQQLIDKAIHPNACMNFSEAQYSARHNWNANCSGWFQKIPEPFDEEKEIEWTPVWSLTYQEFKYLPTAYCYYGYSNLLMSDCWADSNGCSAGNTLEEAILQGFMELVERDCVALWWYNRLKKPQVDLESFDDPYFLALKKYYQTIHRQLWVLDITNDLNIPTFAAISRRTDITAEDIILGFGTHFDPQIAMSRALSEINQILPNVLSANADGSTKYPASSDPLALKWWQTTTVENESYLLPDKNITPKLCTNYPQNWSEDLLEDILHCQQLVEKNGMEMLVLDQTRADIKLRVVKVIVPGMRHWWRRLGSGRLYDIPVNMGWLKQPLTENQLNPFPMWM; encoded by the coding sequence ATGTTAAATCGCCCAAAATTAAAAACTGGATTTAAATACTATAATTTTATGACTAACGATTCCGAAAATACATTGTTACTTTCTGAAAGAAATACTAACTTTATCAATGGATATATATATTCAGCATTAATACCATTAATTAATGGAAAGTATACAGTTGATGAAATTGTTGACTTACTTATGCAAAAAAGTATACCTGCTAGTGAAATTTATTATGCTCTGATGTTGATGGAAAAAACGGGATATATTATCGATAGCGATGAATATTTACCATCCAGTCTAGAAATTTTCTGTGAAAATTTAAATATTAATACACATACTGCTTATCAAAGATTACAAACAACTAAAGTAGCAATCAAATCTTTTAGCACTTATTTGACGCTCGATGAGTTTAAAAAGACTCTTGAATCTTTACATATTGGAGTAACATCAGGATTAGGAGATATAGAGATAGTTTTAACTGATGATTATTTGGATGATGAGTTAAAAAGTTTTAACGAAGAATCTTTAAAATTAAATAAACCTTGGATATTAGTAAAACCTGTAGGCACAATAGTTTGGATAGGGCCTATATTTATTCCTGGTAAAACAGGTTGTTGGCATTGTCTAGCTCAACGTTTGAGAAATAATAAACCTGTAGAAAGATTTATCGAAAAACATCAAGGAATTTCTACTTCCTTAACTCCTCCTCTGGGTTCTTTATCCACCACTTATCAAACGGCTTTGGGAATGGCTGCTACTGAAATTTTTAAGTGGATAGTTCAAGCTGAAAATAAACGCTTGGAGGGAATACTAGTTACCCATGACACTATTTCTTTAGAAATACAAAACCATGTTTTGGTAAAGTGTCCTCAATGCCCAAGCTGTGGTAGTAGCAATGGATTTAATGCTGAACCATATCCAATAGTTTTAGGACATCGGCAGAAAAATTTTACATTAGACGGGGGACACCGTTGCATTTCTCCGGAAGAAACATTCAAGAAATATCAACACCTTATTAGCCCTTTAACAGGAGTAGTTAGAGGGCTAGGTAAAATAGATCAAAATCCCCACACTTTAATCCATACTTATGTAGCTAGGCATCATTTTGCTACTATATTTGATGATTTCAATGCTTTACGGCAAAATATTAGCGGTAGAAGTGCAGGAAAAGGAAAAACTGACCAGCAAGCAAAGGTTAGTGCGTTATGCGAAGCTATTGAACGATATTCTGGGGTATTTCAAGGAAATGAAGATAGGCAAACAGGAAGTTATCAACAACTTATAGATAAAGCAATTCATCCTAATGCCTGTATGAATTTTAGTGAAGCACAATATAGCGCTCGCCACAACTGGAATGCAAATTGTTCTGGCTGGTTTCAAAAAATTCCTGAACCATTTGATGAAGAGAAAGAAATTGAGTGGACACCAGTTTGGTCTTTAACTTATCAGGAATTTAAGTATTTACCAACAGCTTACTGCTATTACGGTTATTCTAACTTGTTAATGTCTGATTGTTGGGCTGATTCTAATGGTTGTTCTGCTGGCAATACCTTAGAAGAGGCAATCCTTCAAGGTTTCATGGAATTAGTAGAGCGTGATTGTGTTGCCTTATGGTGGTATAACCGACTTAAAAAACCGCAGGTAGATTTAGAAAGTTTTGACGACCCTTATTTTCTTGCTCTCAAGAAATATTATCAAACAATTCATCGCCAACTGTGGGTTCTAGATATTACTAACGATTTAAACATCCCAACTTTTGCTGCTATCAGTCGCAGAACAGATATAACAGCAGAAGATATTATCCTTGGTTTTGGCACTCATTTTGATCCGCAGATTGCTATGAGCAGAGCTTTAAGCGAAATAAATCAAATTCTCCCTAATGTCTTATCTGCCAATGCAGATGGTAGTACGAAATATCCTGCTTCTTCAGATCCTCTTGCTCTTAAATGGTGGCAAACAACAACAGTAGAAAATGAATCTTATTTGCTTCCTGATAAAAATATTACACCCAAACTATGTACTAATTATCCGCAGAATTGGAGTGAAGATTTACTGGAAGATATCCTACACTGTCAGCAATTAGTTGAAAAGAATGGTATGGAAATGCTGGTTTTGGATCAAACTCGTGCAGACATTAAACTGAGGGTAGTGAAAGTGATTGTTCCGGGAATGCGTCATTGGTGGAGACGTTTAGGTTCAGGAAGATTATATGATATTCCTGTAAACATGGGTTGGTTGAAGCAGCCACTAACAGAGAATCAACTTAATCCTTTTCCAATGTGGATGTAA
- a CDS encoding amidohydrolase family protein, producing MVKEYSIVDADSHVFEPFDMWEKYLEPAYKSFAPSPDMKIQGEDIYYKASGEVVAQWNKQIMQAHPMARINGFTNELHVLETKKMGADISFIYPTLGMSIIAIDTMEPKLAGAFTRAYNNWLYQDFCSYNPNILKGVGMINLHAPEEMVSELYRITEFDCKAVCLRPNPVKGRLLSDPAYELFWTECEQLGIAVSIHEGTHSRLPTVGADRFNTRFALRSCSHPMEQMMAMLALIEGGVLERHPHLRIGFLESGCGWLVYWLWRLDEEYECHYWEVKDNVKLKPSEYFKRQCFIGYELGEPGVEQVIDYVGADKLIFGSDYPHVHWSQKAGETGCFHIQKNLHQLLPKETVRKILWDNPARFYGLQ from the coding sequence ATGGTAAAAGAGTATTCAATCGTTGATGCAGATTCCCATGTGTTTGAACCTTTTGATATGTGGGAGAAATATTTAGAACCTGCTTATAAAAGCTTTGCACCATCACCAGACATGAAAATTCAAGGTGAAGATATTTATTATAAGGCTTCCGGTGAAGTTGTTGCTCAATGGAATAAGCAGATTATGCAAGCTCATCCAATGGCTCGAATTAATGGCTTCACTAATGAGCTTCATGTGTTAGAAACTAAAAAAATGGGAGCTGATATTTCTTTTATTTACCCAACATTGGGAATGTCAATAATAGCCATTGATACGATGGAACCTAAATTAGCTGGTGCATTTACCCGTGCTTACAACAACTGGTTATACCAAGATTTTTGCAGTTATAACCCAAACATTTTAAAAGGAGTAGGCATGATTAATCTTCATGCACCTGAAGAAATGGTATCGGAGTTATACCGCATTACAGAATTTGATTGTAAAGCAGTCTGCTTACGTCCCAACCCAGTTAAGGGAAGGTTATTGAGCGACCCTGCTTATGAACTTTTTTGGACAGAATGCGAACAACTGGGAATAGCTGTTAGTATTCATGAAGGTACTCATAGCCGCTTGCCTACAGTTGGTGCAGATAGATTTAATACTCGTTTTGCCTTGCGTTCTTGCTCCCATCCTATGGAGCAGATGATGGCTATGCTTGCTTTAATTGAAGGGGGAGTATTAGAACGTCATCCTCACTTAAGAATAGGTTTTCTAGAGTCTGGTTGTGGTTGGTTAGTTTACTGGCTATGGCGTTTAGATGAAGAGTACGAGTGCCATTACTGGGAAGTTAAGGATAATGTAAAGCTCAAACCTTCAGAATACTTTAAACGCCAATGTTTTATCGGGTATGAACTAGGGGAACCTGGTGTTGAGCAGGTAATTGATTATGTTGGCGCAGATAAATTAATTTTTGGTTCTGATTACCCTCATGTTCATTGGAGCCAAAAAGCAGGAGAAACCGGATGTTTCCACATTCAAAAAAATCTTCATCAACTACTACCAAAAGAAACTGTTAGAAAGATTCTTTGGGATAATCCTGCCCGTTTTTATGGGTTACAATAA